A stretch of Castanea sativa cultivar Marrone di Chiusa Pesio chromosome 2, ASM4071231v1 DNA encodes these proteins:
- the LOC142624708 gene encoding protein MID1-COMPLEMENTING ACTIVITY 1 has protein sequence MATWEALGEVATVVQLSGLDAGKLISMIVKAANTARMHKKNCKQFALHLKLIGNLLEQLRISELKKYPETREPLEQLEDALRRSFVLVNSCQDRSYLYLLAMGWNIVYQFRKAQNEIDRYLKLVPLITLVDNARVRERLEDIERDQREYTLDEEDRKVQTVILKPSPSQHDAMVLKKTLSCSYPNLPFNEALQKENEKLHLELQRSQAIYDVSQCEVIQHLLEVTEVAATVPEKSSTEKAHKKVERNYSDASDDKGNSSDEGCHKRSDDRTTSRNTSSVSSGHDLLSTRGSYQDEEWHTDLLGCCSEPCLCIKTFFFPCGTFSKIATVANNRHISPAESCNELMAYSLVLSCCCYTCYIRRKLRKMLNITGGFVDDFLSHLMCCCCALVQEWREVEIRGVYGPEKTKISPPPSQYMES, from the exons ATGGCTACGTGGGAAGCACTTGGGGAGGTTGCGACGGTGGTCCAACTCTCGGGCCTCGATGCAGGGAAGCTCATTTCGATGATTGTGAAAGCCGCGAACACGGCGCGAATGCACAAGAAGAATTGCAAGCAATTTGCGTTGCATTTGAAGCTGATTGGGAATTTGCTTGAACAGCTGAGGATCTCTGAGCTGAAGAAGTACCCGGAGACGCGCGAGCCTTTGGAGCAGCTAGAGGATGCTCTTAGAAGGTCCTTCGTTTTGGTCAACAGTTGCCAGGACCGGAGCTATCTGTATTTGTTGGCAATGGGGTGGAACATCGTGTACCAATTCCGGAAGGCTCAGAATGAGATTGACAGATACTTGAAGCTTGTTCCATTGATCACTCTCGTCGACAATGCAAGAGTCAGG GAGAGACTAGAAGATATTGAAAGGGATCAACGAGAATACACATTGGATGAAGAGGACAGAAAGGTGCAGACTGTGATCCTGAAACCATCACCATCACAGCATGATGCTATGGTGTTGAAGAAAACTCTTTCTTGTTCCTATCCAAACTTGCCTTTTAATGAGGCActtcaaaaggaaaatgaaaagctTCATCTTGAACTACAACGCTCACAAGCTATCTATGATGTGAGTCAATGTGAAGTAATTCAACATTTATTAGAAGTAACAGAAGTTGCTGCTACTGTTCCAGAGAAGAGTTCAACTGAAAAAGCTCACAAGAAAGTGGAGCGGAATTATTCAGATGCCAGTGATGACAAGGGAAATTCATCTGATGAAGGCTGTCATAAAAGAAGTGATGATCGTACAACTTCAAG AAACACATCTTCTGTTTCATCCGGACATGATCTGCTGTCAACTAGAGGTTCATACCAAGATGAAGAATGGCATACTGATCTACTTGGTTGTTGTTCAGAACCTTGCCTGT GTATCAAGACATTCTTCTTTCCTTGTGGGACATTTTCAAAGATTGCTACTGTAGCAAATAACAGGCACATCT CTCCAGCAGAATCCTGTAACGAATTAATGGCATATTCATTGGTATTGTCATGCTGTTGCTATACTTGCTACATCAGAAGAAAGCTTCGTAAGATGTTGAACATCACG GGAGGCTTTGTTGATGATTTCCTCTCACATTTAATGTGTTGCTGCTGTGCACTTGTCCAAGAATGGCGAGAAGTCGAGATCCGTGGGGTTTATG GTCCTGAGAAGACAAAAATAAGCCCTCCACCCTCTCAATACATGGAATCCTAA
- the LOC142625669 gene encoding SKP1-like protein 1B produces the protein MSSSKKITLKSSDGEAFEVEEAVALESQTIKHMIEDDCADNGIPLPNVTSKILAKVIEYCKKHVESTSSDERTSDEDLKAWDTEFVRVDQATLFDLILAANYLNIKSLLDLTCQTVADMIKGKTPEEIRKTFNIKNDFTPEEEEEVRRENQWAFE, from the exons ATGTCGTCGTCGAAGAAGATCACCCTGAAGAGCTCTGACGGTGAGGCTTTCGAAGTGGAGGAGGCGGTGGCGCTCGAGTCTCAGACGATCAAGCACATGATCGAGGACGATTGCGCCGACAACGGAATCCCCCTCCCGAACGTGACGAGCAAGATCTTGGCCAAGGTCATCGAGTACTGTAAGAAGCACGTTGAGTCCACCAGTTCCGATGAGCGCACCTCCGACGAAGATCTCAAGGCTTGGGACACCGAGTTCGTCAGGGTTGACCAGGCCACCCTCTTCGATCTCATTCTG GCTGCAAACTATTTGAACATCAAGAGCCTTTTGGATTTGACATGCCAGACCGTAGCAGACATGATCAAGGGTAAGACACCAGAGGAGATCCGCAAAACCTTTAACATCAAGAATGACTTCACCcctgaggaagaggaagaggttCGTAGGGAGAATCAGTGGGCATTTGAGTGA